In Callospermophilus lateralis isolate mCalLat2 chromosome 19, mCalLat2.hap1, whole genome shotgun sequence, the following are encoded in one genomic region:
- the Meiob gene encoding meiosis-specific with OB domain-containing protein — MANSCASKTFTALSDLHPNMANLKIIGIVIGKTDVKGFPDRKNIGSERYTFSFTIRDSPAHFVNATSWGHEDYIRSLSDSFRVGECVVIENPLIQRKEIEREEKFSPATPSNYKLLLSENHSMVKVCSSYEVDAKLLFLIHLPVKESRDYYSLGDIVANGHHLDGKIINVLAAVRSVGEPKYFTTSDRRKGQRCEIKLYDETEPSFTMTCWDNESILLAQRWLPQETVIFASDVRINFDKFRNCMTATVISKTIITTNPDTPEANILINFVRENKETKVVADEIDTYLKESINLNTIVDVYTIEQLKAKALRNERKPDPFYGILYAYISTLNIDNETMKVVRNRCSSCGYVVNEASNACTTCNKGSSGFRSVFPSFHMLVDLTDHTGTLHSCSLTGSVAEETLGCTVNEFLVMTDEQKTALKWQFLLERSKIYVKFGLSHRARGGLRISILSCKLADPAEASRNLSGQGHA, encoded by the exons ATATTGGATCAGAAAGATATACTTTCAGCTTTACCATTCGTGATTCACCGGCCCATTTTGTAAACGCAACATCCTGGGGCCATGAAGATTACATCAGGTCACTCTCTGACAGCTTTAGGGTTGGTGAATGTG TGGTGATTGAAAATCCCCTGATCCAAAGAAAGGaaatagaaagagaagaaaagttcaGCCCTGCAACTCCTAG CAACTATAAACTGTTGCTCAGTGAGAATCACTCAATGGTAAAAGTTTGTTCCAGTTATGAGGTGGATGCCAAGTTGCTTTTTTTGATACATTTACCTGTTAAAGAGTCTCGAGATTATTATTCATTGGGTGACATTGTTGCAAATGGACACCATCTTGATGGGAAGATTATCAATGTGCTTGCAGCTGTGAGATCG GTTGGAGAACCAAAATATTTTACAACTTCAGACCGAAGAAAAGGCCAGAGGTGTGAAATCAAACTCTATGATGAGACAGAACCGTCTTTCACAATGACATG TTGGGATAATGAATCTATTCTACTTGCACAGAGGTGGTTGCCACAGGAAACAG TAATATTTGCCTCAGATGTAAGAATAAATTTTGACAAATTTCGGAACTGCATGACAGCAACTGTGATCTCAAAAACCATTATTACAACTAATCCAG ACACACCAGAAGCTAACATCCTAATAAATTTtgtaagagaaaataaagaaacaaaagttGTGGCTGATGAGATTGACACTTATTTGAAAGAATCCATAAATT TGAATACAATAGTTGATGTCTATACAATTGAACAGCTAAAGGCTAAAGCTTTGAGGAATGAAAGAAAACCGGATCCTTTCTATGGCATTCTTTATGCTTACATTTCTACACTGAACATCGACAATGAAACCATGAAAGTAGTTCGAAATAGATG TTCCAGCTGTGGTTATGTCGTTAATGAAGCATCCAATGCTTGTACAACTTGCAACAAAGGTTCTTCAGGATTTAGATCTGTTTTTCCCAGCTTCCACATGCTTGTTGATCTTACTGATCACACAGGTACCCTCCATTCCTGTAGTCTCACAGGAAGTGTTGCTGAGGAGACCTTGGGCTGCACG GTGAATGAGTTTCTTGTAATGACGGATGAACAGAAAACAGCATTGAAGTGGCAATTTCTTTTGGAAAGAAGTAAAATTTATGTAAAA TTTGGTTTGTCGCACAGAGCCAGGGGTGGACTGAGAATCAGCATACTCTCATGTAAGCTTGCAGATCCTGCTGAGGCAAGTAGGAATTTGTCTGGACAAGGACATGCGTAA
- the Fahd1 gene encoding oxaloacetate tautomerase FAHD1, mitochondrial, translated as MAAPRPLSRFWEWGKNIVCVGRNYADHVKEMRSAFPSEPVLFLKPSTAYAPEGTPVLVPTYCRTLHHELELGVLMGRRGRAVPEAAAMDYVAGYALCLDMTARDVQDECKKKGLPWTLAKGFTASCPVSAFIPKEKIPDPHALRLWLKVNGELRQEGETSSMIFSIPYIISYISKIITLEEGDLILTGTPEGVGPVKENDEIEAGIDGVVSMRFKVERSEY; from the coding sequence ATGGCGGCCCCGAGGCCACTGTCCCGCTTCTGGGAGTGGGGGAAGAACATCGTCTGCGTGGGGAGGAACTACGCGGACCACGTCAAGGAGATGCGCAGCGCGTTTCCCAGCGAGCCCGTGCTCTTCCTGAAGCCGTCCACCGCTTACGCGCCCGAGGGCACGCCGGTACTGGTGCCCACCTACTGCCGCACGCTGCACCACGAGCTGGAGCTGGGTGTGCTCATGGGCAGGCGCGGCCGCGCAGTCCCGGAGGCCGCCGCCATGGACTACGTGGCCGGCTATGCCCTGTGCCTGGACATGACCGCCAGGGATGTGCAGGACGAGTGCAAGAAGAAGGGGCTGCCCTGGACTCTGGCCAAGGGCTTCACGGCCTCCTGCCCGGTCAGCGCTTTCATCCCCAAAGAGAAGATCCCTGATCCTCACGCCCTGAGACTGTGGCTCAAGGTCAATGGGGAGCTCAGGCAGGAGGGCGAGACATCCTCCATGATCTTTTCCATTCCCTACATCAtcagctacatttctaagataataaCCTTAGAAGAAGGAGATCTTATCTTGACCGGGACGCCAGAGGGAGTTGGGCCAGTTAAAGAAAATGATGAGATCGAGGCTGGCATAGACGGGGTGGTCAGTATGAGGTTTAAGGTGGAAAGGTCAGAATATTAA
- the Hagh gene encoding hydroxyacylglutathione hydrolase, mitochondrial isoform X2: MVLGRRLFGCRSLAALGVACARRGLDLRKSLTVEQSAMKVELLPALTDNYMYLIIDKDTREAAIVDPVQPQKVVETVRKYGVKLTTVLTTHHHWDHAGGNEKLVKLEPGLKVYGGDDRIGALTHKVTHLFTLQVGSLHVKCLSTPCHTSGHICYLVSKPGGPDPPAVFTGDTLFVAGCGKFYEGTAEEMYKALLEVLGRLPPDTKIYCGHEYTISNLKFARHVEPSNTAVLEKLAWAKEKYATGEPTVPSTIAEEFTYNPFMRVREKTVQQHAGQTDPVATMRYIRREKDQFKVPPD, translated from the exons ATGGTTCTCGGCCGCAGGCTGTTCGGCTGCCGGAGCCTCGCCGCGCTGGGAGTCGCCTGCGCGCGCCGCGGCCTTG ATTTAAGGAAGAGTTTGACTGTGGAACAGAGCGCCATGAAGGTTGAGCTACTGCCTGCCCTGACTGACAACTACATGTACCTGATCATTGACAAGGACACCCGGGAGGCTGCCATTGTGGACCCTGTGCAGCCCCAGAAG GTTGTAGAAACCGTGAGAAAGTATGGTGTGAAGCTGACCACGGTGCTCACCACACACCACCACTG GGACCACGCTGGCGGGAACGAGAAGCTGGTCAAGCTGGAGCCGGGGCTGAAGGTGTATGGGGGTGACGACCGTATCGGGGCCCTGACTCACAAAGTCACGCACCTGTTCACTCTGCAG GTGGGGAGTCTCCATGTTAAATGCCTATCAACCCCCTGTCACACCTCAGGACACATCTGTTACTTGGTGAGCAAGCCTGGTGGTCCGGATCCCCCTGCTGTGTTCACAG GTGACACCCTGTTTGTGGCCGGCTGTGGGAAGTTCTATGAAGGGACTGCAGAAGAGATGTATAAAGCGCTGCTGGAGGTCCTGGGCCGGCTCCCTCCAGACACA AAAATCTACTGTGGCCATGAGTACACCATCAGCAACCTCAAGTTCGCACGCCACGTGGAGCCCAGCAACACTGCTGTTCTGGAGAAGCTGGCCTGGGCCAAG GAGAAATATGCCACTGGGGAGCCCACGGTGCCATCCACCATCGCCGAGGAGTTCACCTACAACCCCTTCATGAGAGTGAG GGAGAAGACGGTGCAGCAGCATGCCGGCCAGACTGACCCCGTGGCCACCATGCGCTACATCCGCAGGGAGAAGGACCAGTTCAAGGTGCCGCCAGACTGA
- the Hagh gene encoding hydroxyacylglutathione hydrolase, mitochondrial isoform X1: protein MVLGRRLFGCRSLAALGVACARRGLGPALLGTLLYYTDLRKSLTVEQSAMKVELLPALTDNYMYLIIDKDTREAAIVDPVQPQKVVETVRKYGVKLTTVLTTHHHWDHAGGNEKLVKLEPGLKVYGGDDRIGALTHKVTHLFTLQVGSLHVKCLSTPCHTSGHICYLVSKPGGPDPPAVFTGDTLFVAGCGKFYEGTAEEMYKALLEVLGRLPPDTKIYCGHEYTISNLKFARHVEPSNTAVLEKLAWAKEKYATGEPTVPSTIAEEFTYNPFMRVREKTVQQHAGQTDPVATMRYIRREKDQFKVPPD, encoded by the exons ATGGTTCTCGGCCGCAGGCTGTTCGGCTGCCGGAGCCTCGCCGCGCTGGGAGTCGCCTGCGCGCGCCGCGGCCTTG GCCCAGCCCTGCTGGGAACCCTCCTGTATTACACAGATTTAAGGAAGAGTTTGACTGTGGAACAGAGCGCCATGAAGGTTGAGCTACTGCCTGCCCTGACTGACAACTACATGTACCTGATCATTGACAAGGACACCCGGGAGGCTGCCATTGTGGACCCTGTGCAGCCCCAGAAG GTTGTAGAAACCGTGAGAAAGTATGGTGTGAAGCTGACCACGGTGCTCACCACACACCACCACTG GGACCACGCTGGCGGGAACGAGAAGCTGGTCAAGCTGGAGCCGGGGCTGAAGGTGTATGGGGGTGACGACCGTATCGGGGCCCTGACTCACAAAGTCACGCACCTGTTCACTCTGCAG GTGGGGAGTCTCCATGTTAAATGCCTATCAACCCCCTGTCACACCTCAGGACACATCTGTTACTTGGTGAGCAAGCCTGGTGGTCCGGATCCCCCTGCTGTGTTCACAG GTGACACCCTGTTTGTGGCCGGCTGTGGGAAGTTCTATGAAGGGACTGCAGAAGAGATGTATAAAGCGCTGCTGGAGGTCCTGGGCCGGCTCCCTCCAGACACA AAAATCTACTGTGGCCATGAGTACACCATCAGCAACCTCAAGTTCGCACGCCACGTGGAGCCCAGCAACACTGCTGTTCTGGAGAAGCTGGCCTGGGCCAAG GAGAAATATGCCACTGGGGAGCCCACGGTGCCATCCACCATCGCCGAGGAGTTCACCTACAACCCCTTCATGAGAGTGAG GGAGAAGACGGTGCAGCAGCATGCCGGCCAGACTGACCCCGTGGCCACCATGCGCTACATCCGCAGGGAGAAGGACCAGTTCAAGGTGCCGCCAGACTGA
- the Hagh gene encoding hydroxyacylglutathione hydrolase, mitochondrial isoform X3: MKVELLPALTDNYMYLIIDKDTREAAIVDPVQPQKVVETVRKYGVKLTTVLTTHHHWDHAGGNEKLVKLEPGLKVYGGDDRIGALTHKVTHLFTLQVGSLHVKCLSTPCHTSGHICYLVSKPGGPDPPAVFTGDTLFVAGCGKFYEGTAEEMYKALLEVLGRLPPDTKIYCGHEYTISNLKFARHVEPSNTAVLEKLAWAKEKYATGEPTVPSTIAEEFTYNPFMRVREKTVQQHAGQTDPVATMRYIRREKDQFKVPPD, from the exons ATGAAGGTTGAGCTACTGCCTGCCCTGACTGACAACTACATGTACCTGATCATTGACAAGGACACCCGGGAGGCTGCCATTGTGGACCCTGTGCAGCCCCAGAAG GTTGTAGAAACCGTGAGAAAGTATGGTGTGAAGCTGACCACGGTGCTCACCACACACCACCACTG GGACCACGCTGGCGGGAACGAGAAGCTGGTCAAGCTGGAGCCGGGGCTGAAGGTGTATGGGGGTGACGACCGTATCGGGGCCCTGACTCACAAAGTCACGCACCTGTTCACTCTGCAG GTGGGGAGTCTCCATGTTAAATGCCTATCAACCCCCTGTCACACCTCAGGACACATCTGTTACTTGGTGAGCAAGCCTGGTGGTCCGGATCCCCCTGCTGTGTTCACAG GTGACACCCTGTTTGTGGCCGGCTGTGGGAAGTTCTATGAAGGGACTGCAGAAGAGATGTATAAAGCGCTGCTGGAGGTCCTGGGCCGGCTCCCTCCAGACACA AAAATCTACTGTGGCCATGAGTACACCATCAGCAACCTCAAGTTCGCACGCCACGTGGAGCCCAGCAACACTGCTGTTCTGGAGAAGCTGGCCTGGGCCAAG GAGAAATATGCCACTGGGGAGCCCACGGTGCCATCCACCATCGCCGAGGAGTTCACCTACAACCCCTTCATGAGAGTGAG GGAGAAGACGGTGCAGCAGCATGCCGGCCAGACTGACCCCGTGGCCACCATGCGCTACATCCGCAGGGAGAAGGACCAGTTCAAGGTGCCGCCAGACTGA